A window of the Lactuca sativa cultivar Salinas chromosome 5, Lsat_Salinas_v11, whole genome shotgun sequence genome harbors these coding sequences:
- the LOC111904772 gene encoding ferric reduction oxidase 8, mitochondrial isoform X2: protein MAKAFLVVLKLLMVLLALGWVSIWVLKPTQIWTRTWKEAEDAARTSVFGSNGLDFIVLSLPIIVSVMIGFVYMHFKPKERRQRQGRSFITALSNPIIVNGFVGVLSAMEALVMSLFVIFLVWTFYIRISNDFNKMMPVKSLKLNMWQYKTFRIATRFGLLAEACLGLLLFPIMRAMTVFRLFGIQFEASVRYHIWLGTMMLSFSTLHGVGTLFIWGIKHQIQDEIWKWQKTGRIYLAGEIALIVGLVIGITSLPQIRRKRFEIFYYTHHLYIIFIIFFLFHTGDRHFYMVFPAIFLFAIERLLRIIQSRPQTCILSARIFPFKAIEVILPKEPSLKYTPTSIIFIKVPRISKFQWHSFSIASSSSVDDDTMSVIIKCDGSWTNSLYDMIQGMPVSGLNQKVETCIPVSVEGPYGPTSTDFLSKYDSLLLVAGGIGVTPFLSILQEISSAQNHGKKNYPTNIQLVYITKKRNSIGMLNSILPLLSNKNTKEFRLKLKVFVTQEPKSSTTLSELINEFSQVETVDFDTGRISYSPNGYGSSLFMATIIGLSSILFLVFLIILSHVFLPQPKKPSSKEKTQTPSSFVDLVLTCSFILSILIVTTMSLVLKLKHLKKQPLLMGINHEGKEMQPNSFQSRNLDDHELHFGARPEFQEIFSKFPNETGGSHVGVLVCGPEAMKESVASFCQLSSQGLIVGALRKKTYFNFHSLNFSL from the exons ATGGCGAAAGCTTTTCTTGTTGTTCTCAAACTTTTAATGGTCTTACTAGCCCTCGGGTGGGTATCTATTTGGGTTCTGAAACCGACACAAATATGGACACGAACATGGAAGGAAGCTGAAGATGCTGCAAGAACTTCAGTTTTCGGTTCTAATG GTCTTGATTTCATTGTTTTGTCATTGCCTATTATCGTCTCTGTGATGATTGGATTTGTGTACATGCATTTCAAACCAAAGGAACGAAGACAGAG ACAAGGGAGGAGTTTCATCACGGCTTTATCGAATCCAATTATCGTCAATGGTTTTGTGGGTGTTTTGTCTGCCATGGAAGCCCTTGTGATGTCCCTTTTCGTCATCTTTCTCGTGTGGACGTTTTACATACGCATCTCTAATGACTTCAACAAGATGATGCCAGTCAAATCACTCAAATTAAACAT GTGGCAATATAAGACATTTAGGATAGCAACACGGTTTGGATTGCTAGCAGAAGCCTGTCTAGGGTTGCTTCTATTCCCGATCATGAGGGCGATGACGGTATTTCGCTTATTCGGTATCCAATTTGAAGCATCGGTTCGATATCATATCTGGCTCGGGACCATGATGCTATCATTCTCCACTCTACATGGTGTTGGGACTTTATTCATTTGGGGCATCAAACATCAGATTCAAGACGAG ATATGGAAATGGCAGAAAACGGGAAGAATATACCTCGCTGGCGAAATTGCACTTATCGTGGGATTAGTGATTGGGATCACATCACTTCCACAAATTAGAAGAAAAAGATTTGAAATATTTTACTACACACACCACTTGTACATCatcttcatcatattcttcttgtTTCACACGGGTGATCGTCACTTCTACATGGTGTTTCCTGCAATTTTTCTTTTTGCCATTGAAAGGTTGCTCCGAATAATACAATCAAGGCCACAAACATGCATTCTTTCCGCAAGAATTTTCCCTTTCAAGGCCATTGAAGTTATACTTCCAAAAGAACCAA GCTTGAAGTACACCCCCACAAGCATAATCTTTATCAAGGTTCCAAGAATTTCGAAATTTCAATGGCATTCATTTAGTATAGCTTCAAGCTCAAGCGTTGATGATGATACGATGTCGGTTATCATAAAATGTGATGGGTCGTGGACAAATTCTCTTTATGACATGATCCAAGGAATGCCCGTTTCGGGTCTTAATCAAAAAGTGGAAACATGCATTCCGGTTTCTGTTGAAGGACCATATGGACCCACATCAACGGACTTCTTAAG TAAATACGATAGTTTGCTTTTGGTGGCCGGAGGAATAGGGGTGACTCCATTTTTGAGCATATTGCAAGAAATTTCTTCCGCTCAAAATCATGGGAAAAAGAATTACCCGACAAATATACAACTCGTGTACATCACGAAGAAACGCAATAGCATCGGCATGCTCAATTCAATTCTACCTCTTCTCTCAAACAAAAATACCAAAGAGTTTCGTTTGAAATTAAAAGTATTTGTTACCCAAGAACCGAAATCCAGCACAACACTTAGCGAATTAATAAACGAGTTTTCTCAAGTGGAAACAGTCGATTTTGACACCGGGCGTATAAGTTATTCTCCAAATGGATACGGGAGTTCACTCTTTATGGCTACTATTATCGGATTATcatctattttatttttagtttttttaatcaTTTTGAGCCATGTTTTTTTGCCTCAACCTAAAAAACCTTCTTCCAAAGAGAAAACCCAAACCCCCTCATCATTTGTGGATCTTGTTCTCACATGCTCGTTTATTCTATCCATCCTCATTGTAACAACTATGTCGTTAGTTTTGAAATTGAAACATCTAAAGAAACAACCTCTATTGATGGGGATTAACCATGAGGGAAAAGAAATGCAACCAAATTCCTTTCAATCAAGAAATCTTGATGATCATGAACTACATTTTGGAGCAAGACCCGAGTTCCAAG AAATATTTTCGAAATTCCCAAATGAAACGGGCGGGTCCCACGTAGGGGTGTTGGTATGTGGACCGGAAGCAATGAAGGAATCAGTAGCTTCGTTTTGTCAATTAAGTTCTCAAGGTTTAATTGTTGGTGCTCTAAGAAAGAAGACATATTTCAATTTTCACTCCCTCAACTTTAGTCTTTag
- the LOC111904772 gene encoding ferric reduction oxidase 8, mitochondrial isoform X1: protein MAKAFLVVLKLLMVLLALGWVSIWVLKPTQIWTRTWKEAEDAARTSVFGSNGLDFIVLSLPIIVSVMIGFVYMHFKPKERRQRRQGRSFITALSNPIIVNGFVGVLSAMEALVMSLFVIFLVWTFYIRISNDFNKMMPVKSLKLNMWQYKTFRIATRFGLLAEACLGLLLFPIMRAMTVFRLFGIQFEASVRYHIWLGTMMLSFSTLHGVGTLFIWGIKHQIQDEIWKWQKTGRIYLAGEIALIVGLVIGITSLPQIRRKRFEIFYYTHHLYIIFIIFFLFHTGDRHFYMVFPAIFLFAIERLLRIIQSRPQTCILSARIFPFKAIEVILPKEPSLKYTPTSIIFIKVPRISKFQWHSFSIASSSSVDDDTMSVIIKCDGSWTNSLYDMIQGMPVSGLNQKVETCIPVSVEGPYGPTSTDFLSKYDSLLLVAGGIGVTPFLSILQEISSAQNHGKKNYPTNIQLVYITKKRNSIGMLNSILPLLSNKNTKEFRLKLKVFVTQEPKSSTTLSELINEFSQVETVDFDTGRISYSPNGYGSSLFMATIIGLSSILFLVFLIILSHVFLPQPKKPSSKEKTQTPSSFVDLVLTCSFILSILIVTTMSLVLKLKHLKKQPLLMGINHEGKEMQPNSFQSRNLDDHELHFGARPEFQEIFSKFPNETGGSHVGVLVCGPEAMKESVASFCQLSSQGLIVGALRKKTYFNFHSLNFSL, encoded by the exons ATGGCGAAAGCTTTTCTTGTTGTTCTCAAACTTTTAATGGTCTTACTAGCCCTCGGGTGGGTATCTATTTGGGTTCTGAAACCGACACAAATATGGACACGAACATGGAAGGAAGCTGAAGATGCTGCAAGAACTTCAGTTTTCGGTTCTAATG GTCTTGATTTCATTGTTTTGTCATTGCCTATTATCGTCTCTGTGATGATTGGATTTGTGTACATGCATTTCAAACCAAAGGAACGAAGACAGAG AAGACAAGGGAGGAGTTTCATCACGGCTTTATCGAATCCAATTATCGTCAATGGTTTTGTGGGTGTTTTGTCTGCCATGGAAGCCCTTGTGATGTCCCTTTTCGTCATCTTTCTCGTGTGGACGTTTTACATACGCATCTCTAATGACTTCAACAAGATGATGCCAGTCAAATCACTCAAATTAAACAT GTGGCAATATAAGACATTTAGGATAGCAACACGGTTTGGATTGCTAGCAGAAGCCTGTCTAGGGTTGCTTCTATTCCCGATCATGAGGGCGATGACGGTATTTCGCTTATTCGGTATCCAATTTGAAGCATCGGTTCGATATCATATCTGGCTCGGGACCATGATGCTATCATTCTCCACTCTACATGGTGTTGGGACTTTATTCATTTGGGGCATCAAACATCAGATTCAAGACGAG ATATGGAAATGGCAGAAAACGGGAAGAATATACCTCGCTGGCGAAATTGCACTTATCGTGGGATTAGTGATTGGGATCACATCACTTCCACAAATTAGAAGAAAAAGATTTGAAATATTTTACTACACACACCACTTGTACATCatcttcatcatattcttcttgtTTCACACGGGTGATCGTCACTTCTACATGGTGTTTCCTGCAATTTTTCTTTTTGCCATTGAAAGGTTGCTCCGAATAATACAATCAAGGCCACAAACATGCATTCTTTCCGCAAGAATTTTCCCTTTCAAGGCCATTGAAGTTATACTTCCAAAAGAACCAA GCTTGAAGTACACCCCCACAAGCATAATCTTTATCAAGGTTCCAAGAATTTCGAAATTTCAATGGCATTCATTTAGTATAGCTTCAAGCTCAAGCGTTGATGATGATACGATGTCGGTTATCATAAAATGTGATGGGTCGTGGACAAATTCTCTTTATGACATGATCCAAGGAATGCCCGTTTCGGGTCTTAATCAAAAAGTGGAAACATGCATTCCGGTTTCTGTTGAAGGACCATATGGACCCACATCAACGGACTTCTTAAG TAAATACGATAGTTTGCTTTTGGTGGCCGGAGGAATAGGGGTGACTCCATTTTTGAGCATATTGCAAGAAATTTCTTCCGCTCAAAATCATGGGAAAAAGAATTACCCGACAAATATACAACTCGTGTACATCACGAAGAAACGCAATAGCATCGGCATGCTCAATTCAATTCTACCTCTTCTCTCAAACAAAAATACCAAAGAGTTTCGTTTGAAATTAAAAGTATTTGTTACCCAAGAACCGAAATCCAGCACAACACTTAGCGAATTAATAAACGAGTTTTCTCAAGTGGAAACAGTCGATTTTGACACCGGGCGTATAAGTTATTCTCCAAATGGATACGGGAGTTCACTCTTTATGGCTACTATTATCGGATTATcatctattttatttttagtttttttaatcaTTTTGAGCCATGTTTTTTTGCCTCAACCTAAAAAACCTTCTTCCAAAGAGAAAACCCAAACCCCCTCATCATTTGTGGATCTTGTTCTCACATGCTCGTTTATTCTATCCATCCTCATTGTAACAACTATGTCGTTAGTTTTGAAATTGAAACATCTAAAGAAACAACCTCTATTGATGGGGATTAACCATGAGGGAAAAGAAATGCAACCAAATTCCTTTCAATCAAGAAATCTTGATGATCATGAACTACATTTTGGAGCAAGACCCGAGTTCCAAG AAATATTTTCGAAATTCCCAAATGAAACGGGCGGGTCCCACGTAGGGGTGTTGGTATGTGGACCGGAAGCAATGAAGGAATCAGTAGCTTCGTTTTGTCAATTAAGTTCTCAAGGTTTAATTGTTGGTGCTCTAAGAAAGAAGACATATTTCAATTTTCACTCCCTCAACTTTAGTCTTTag
- the LOC111904785 gene encoding LOW QUALITY PROTEIN: L-type lectin-domain containing receptor kinase S.1-like (The sequence of the model RefSeq protein was modified relative to this genomic sequence to represent the inferred CDS: inserted 2 bases in 2 codons) — protein MKTPFPICNYSPKMNPGSLVITLLFLLSPPIAAVDFLFNSFNTTANLLLVRDARIEPPVIRLSNDSNQWSIGRAFYSTPIQMFRQGSSNLTVFSTQFVFSILPEINSSPGFGITFVLSNTTEPNGAIDGQYLGLFSNSAARTVALLIAVEFDTGINMEFNETDGNHVGIDLNNIESEVKVSAGYYNSTGNFISVDMRNGQNIHAWIEFDGSRTEINITIAPAGMSKPITPLLTYRNPAIANYVTSDMYVGFSASKTTWVEAQRVLAWSFSDTDVARNINTTNLPVFLLQSNSNSGLSTGAKVGIICGSVAFFLCLLGVCYYVWLKHNSRNQEDEIEDWELEYWPHRYSYEELKEATNGFSDKEVLGAGGFGKVYKGTLTNKTEVAVKCVNHDSKQGLREFMAEILSMGRLQHKNLVQMRGXVRKGNELLLVYDYMPNGSLNTWIFDKPKKXLNWEGRKKVLTDVAEGLHYLHHGWEQVVVHRDIKSSNVLLGFDMRARLGDFGLAKLYTQGEEPGTTRVVGTLGYLALELAMLASPTTASDVYSFGVVVLEVACGRKPIETWQEREEDVVLVDLVREKYEERKLVTVADERIKGEYDVEEMEAVLKLGLSCCHPDPVHRPTMKEVVALLLGEDATLATIIM, from the exons ATGAAAACCCCTTTTCCCATCTGCAACTATTCTCCGAAAATGAATCCCGGAAGCCTTGTAATCACTCTACTCTTCCTCCTATCACCACCCATCGCCGCCGTGGACTTCCTTTTCAACTCCTTCAACACAACCGCCAACCTCCTGCTAGTACGTGACGCCCGCATCGAGCCACCGGTGATCCGCTTATCTAATGACTCCAATCAGTGGTCAATCGGTCGAGCTTTTTACTCAACACCAATTCAAATGTTCCGGCAAGGATCCAGTAACCTTACTGTATTCTCCACGCAGTTCGTCTTTTCAATCTTACCGGAAATCAACTCCAGCCCCGGTTTCGGCATCACTTTCGTGTTATCAAACACCACCGAACCCAACGGAGCAATCGACGGTCAGTATCTAGGATTGTTCTCCAACTCCGCGGCACGAACTGTAGCTCTGCTTATTGCCGTGGAGTTCGACACCGGTATAAACATGGAATTCAACGAGACGGATGGAAATCACGTCGGAATTGACCTTAATAATATTGAATCAGAGGTGAAAGTTAGCGCCGGTTACTACAATTCTACAGGGAATTTCATTTCGGTGGATATGCGAAATGGGCAAAACATACATGCTTGGATCGA attcGATGGATCTAGAACGGAAATCAACATTACAATTGCTCCAGCGGGTATGTCTAAGCCAATCACACCATTACTCACCTATCGCAATCCAGCTATTGCTAATTACGTAACTTCTGATATGTATGTTGGATTTTCTGCTTCTAAAACCACTTGGGTCGAAGCACAAAGGGTTCTGGCATGGAGTTTTAGCGACACCGACGTTGCAAGAAACATCAATACTACTAATCTACCAGTTTTCTTACTTCAATCCAATTCAAATTCTGGTTTATCCACAGGAGCTAAGGTGGGTATAATATGTGGTTCAGTGGCGTTCTTTCTATGCCTGCTAGGTGTTTGTTATTATGTCTGGCTGAAACACAACTCcagaaatcaagaagatgaaatcGAAGACTGGGAGCTTGAGTATTGGCCTCATCGATACTCATACGAAGAGCTGAAAGAAGCCACCAACGGATTCTCAGACAAGGAAGTTCTCGGCGCAGGTGGATTTGGTAAAGTTTACAAAGGAACATTAACCAACAAGACAGAAGTCGCTGTAAAATGCGTGAATCACGACTCAAAACAAGGATTGCGAGAATTCATGGCTGAGATTTTGAGCATGGGTAGACTTCAACACAAGAATCTGGTTCAAATGAGGG TAGTTAGAAAAGGAAACGAATTATTACTCGTCTACGATTACATGCCAAACGGAAGCCTCAACACATGGATCTTCGATAAAccaaaaa ttttaaattgggaAGGGCGTAAGAAAGTGTTAACAGATGTAGCCGAGGGTTTACATTACCTACACCATGGATGGGAACAAGTGGTGGTGCATAGAGACATCAAATCAAGCAATGTGTTATTAGGGTTTGATATGAGAGCTCGATTGGGTGATTTTGGATTAGCGAAACTGTATACACAAGGTGAAGAGCCTGGGACTACACGAGTGGTGGGTACCCTTGGGTATTTAGCACTGGAATTGGCCATGCTTGCATCTCCGACAACCGCTAGTGATGTTTACAGCTTTGGAGTGGTGGTGCTAGAGGTGGCATGTGGCCGGAAACCTATAGAAACATGGCAGGAGAGAGAGGAGGATGTggttttggtggatttggttagAGAGAAGTATGAAGAGAGAAAGTTGGTTACAGTTGCAGATGAGAGAATTAAGGGGGAGTATGACGTGGAGGAAATGGAGGCGGTTTTGAAGCTAGGGTTAAGCTGTTGCCACCCTGATCCGGTACACCGGCCCACCATGAAGGAGGTGGTTGCACTTTTGTTGGGTGAGGATGCCACTCTTGCTACCATAATCATGTAA